The following proteins are encoded in a genomic region of Paenibacillus sp. FSL R7-0273:
- a CDS encoding NAD-dependent epimerase/dehydratase family protein, with amino-acid sequence MKRKLLITGAAGVIGNTVYQGLKQDGRYDVTGADIEADESQGIVQLDIADEARLNELTQGADTVLHFAWMKDEDDFLGKVLQGNVAGAYKLFEAAVQNGVKRIIFASSNHATGFYKTDEQVDPSDPYRPDSFYGLSKCYIELLGRLYADQGKLSSINIRIGNFPEDDRPHSERAGHIWISGRDMLQLIICCIEADEGMKYLNLYGTSANSDNYYDIAYLEELIGYKPQDDGAELLEQAKAAGWKIRRDETVYQGGQKA; translated from the coding sequence ATGAAACGTAAACTGCTGATAACGGGAGCAGCGGGCGTGATCGGAAATACGGTCTACCAGGGACTGAAGCAAGACGGCCGGTATGATGTCACCGGAGCTGATATTGAGGCAGATGAGAGCCAGGGCATCGTTCAGCTGGACATTGCCGATGAAGCGCGGCTTAATGAGCTGACGCAAGGGGCTGATACCGTACTCCATTTTGCCTGGATGAAGGATGAGGATGATTTTCTGGGCAAGGTGCTGCAAGGGAATGTAGCCGGTGCCTACAAGCTGTTTGAAGCTGCCGTACAGAACGGAGTGAAACGGATAATCTTCGCCAGCTCCAATCATGCAACCGGTTTCTATAAGACGGATGAGCAGGTTGACCCGTCAGATCCTTACCGTCCGGACAGCTTCTACGGGCTGAGCAAATGTTACATTGAGCTGCTCGGCCGCTTGTATGCGGACCAGGGCAAGCTCTCCTCCATTAATATCCGGATCGGCAATTTCCCGGAGGATGACCGGCCGCATTCTGAACGTGCGGGACATATCTGGATTTCCGGACGTGATATGCTGCAGCTGATTATCTGCTGCATTGAGGCAGATGAAGGGATGAAGTATCTGAACCTCTACGGTACCTCTGCCAACAGTGATAACTATTATGATATCGCATACCTTGAGGAGCTGATCGGCTACAAGCCGCAGGATGACGGGGCGGAGCTGCTTGAGCAGGCCAAGGCGGCCGGATGGAAGATACGGCGGGATGAAACGGTCTACCAGGGCGGACAAAAGGCATAG
- a CDS encoding DUF1453 family protein, which translates to MHVTVQQVISSTPAWVWALLAALIIMGLRNSQEKPVNFIRMLIAPLIFMIWGLWTLTTKFDQVGYTLMSYILFIIPGFVIGYLLNKAFQSFAAQAGIIYKKQSYLPLIVVLINFAVKYALNVMLVFYHSTLFHLIYSAANGLTVGLFFGGILYTLKMQTELRSAAVR; encoded by the coding sequence ATGCACGTTACCGTTCAGCAAGTCATTTCAAGCACACCAGCCTGGGTATGGGCCCTTTTGGCTGCCTTAATCATAATGGGACTCCGAAACTCCCAGGAAAAGCCCGTTAATTTCATCAGAATGCTTATTGCCCCGCTGATCTTTATGATCTGGGGCTTATGGACCCTGACAACGAAGTTTGATCAGGTCGGATATACGCTTATGAGCTATATTCTCTTTATTATTCCAGGATTTGTAATCGGCTATCTGTTGAACAAAGCCTTTCAGTCCTTTGCTGCACAAGCCGGGATTATTTATAAAAAGCAGAGCTATTTGCCGTTAATCGTTGTCCTGATCAACTTCGCGGTTAAATATGCGCTGAATGTGATGCTTGTTTTTTACCACTCTACTCTATTCCATCTCATTTACTCGGCGGCAAACGGGCTGACGGTCGGATTATTTTTTGGAGGCATCCTGTATACCTTGAAGATGCAGACTGAGCTTAGAAGCGCTGCAGTCAGATAA
- a CDS encoding sensor histidine kinase: protein MYKLLARILGTVLLTATYYHDYEHLGRLHLAGGGLVLLVYALLIWAPKRWRTEAVYFTASLMIIAVDILLYSIYGSLHPSLIWPLFFMIVFMTHDYRRINIAIGLLVLGVIFVIYSLSFTTVMGLLGAFLLARNSKIRRDTHQLTRQHLEELNRVHQELEAAHNELHEANMYSVRYAALEERTRLAREIHDGLGHQLTSLIIQLQALKIMQATDPARAAEAVEQLTDIARQAMEEVRIAVKEWSNDEMGLGSVALKGLISQTRGRTPVQLNFSQHSEGSEWSIETSIILYRVLQESLTNVLRHTDATIVDVELEEMNDTICLTVTDNGTTAGGEQVNMGFGLKGIAERCKAGGGSCTFSAVEPHGFRVQVILPVEAAALEEMQGEQRWEK from the coding sequence ATGTATAAGCTATTGGCGCGTATACTAGGCACAGTTTTGTTAACGGCAACTTATTATCATGATTATGAGCACCTGGGCCGGCTTCACCTTGCAGGCGGGGGGCTCGTCCTTTTAGTATATGCATTATTGATTTGGGCACCGAAGCGCTGGCGGACAGAAGCTGTCTACTTCACGGCTTCCTTAATGATTATTGCAGTTGATATATTACTGTATTCTATATATGGCTCACTGCACCCGAGCCTGATCTGGCCGCTGTTTTTCATGATCGTGTTCATGACTCATGATTACCGAAGGATTAACATTGCGATCGGCCTGCTGGTTTTGGGGGTGATCTTTGTTATCTACTCTCTGTCCTTCACAACTGTTATGGGTCTGCTCGGCGCATTCCTGCTTGCCAGGAACTCCAAAATCAGACGCGATACGCATCAGCTGACCAGGCAGCATCTGGAGGAGCTGAACCGGGTTCACCAGGAGCTTGAAGCAGCACATAATGAGCTTCATGAAGCGAATATGTACTCGGTGCGCTATGCTGCATTGGAGGAGCGGACCAGACTGGCCCGGGAAATTCATGACGGGCTCGGCCATCAGCTGACCTCGCTGATTATCCAACTGCAGGCGCTTAAGATTATGCAGGCTACAGACCCGGCGAGAGCAGCTGAGGCGGTGGAGCAGCTGACTGATATTGCCCGCCAGGCGATGGAAGAGGTTCGGATTGCCGTCAAGGAATGGTCAAATGATGAGATGGGACTGGGGAGCGTGGCGCTCAAGGGACTTATATCACAGACCCGGGGAAGGACACCTGTCCAGCTTAATTTCAGCCAGCATTCTGAAGGATCGGAGTGGTCTATTGAAACAAGCATAATCCTGTATCGTGTGCTCCAGGAGTCCTTAACAAATGTGCTGCGGCATACAGATGCAACCATAGTTGACGTAGAGCTTGAGGAAATGAACGACACCATCTGCTTGACAGTTACAGATAACGGAACAACAGCCGGAGGAGAACAGGTAAATATGGGGTTTGGGCTAAAAGGGATAGCAGAGCGTTGTAAGGCAGGGGGAGGCAGCTGTACATTTTCAGCGGTGGAACCGCATGGTTTCCGGGTGCAGGTCATCCTTCCGGTTGAAGCAGCAGCTCTAGAAGAAATGCAGGGGGAGCAGAGATGGGAAAAATAA
- a CDS encoding glycoside hydrolase family 28 protein: MLKTNFYGAPFEMEEIREPDFPQRSFRAEDYRLPDTGMSEDIHAIQRAVDDCSTQGGGTVIVSPGEWPSGPIHLNSHVHLSVEKGAVITFSDAFTDYLPPVFTRWEGMECYNYSPLIYAIDCDNIAVTGEGTLNGNGEAWWHWKKLQQTAADKLCYAERDGIPVKERVFGTEEAALRPSFIQPVRCRNVLIEGVAIHNGPQWTVHPVYCENVIIRGIDIVSCGPNTDGLNPDSCRNVLIEDSSFETGDDCIAINSGMNEDGWRVNRPCENIVIRNCVMKEGHGGLVIGSGMSGGVRNVYAHNCTIHGGDRGIRLKSMRGRGGYVDNIRFEQIKINNVREEAVQINMFYGYSTVVPKTSTPSDFSNISIKDISGEGAAIAVEIKGLPEHRLNNISLEKINLSADRALICSDVGSISLKGFKVKTAAGKSVTFENVGQLQLEDYSITNK; the protein is encoded by the coding sequence ATGCTCAAAACCAATTTCTACGGAGCCCCTTTTGAAATGGAGGAAATCCGGGAGCCGGATTTTCCGCAGCGGTCCTTCCGGGCTGAGGATTACCGGCTGCCTGACACGGGGATGTCTGAGGATATTCACGCGATACAGCGGGCTGTGGATGACTGCTCCACACAAGGAGGCGGTACGGTTATCGTATCTCCGGGGGAGTGGCCCTCAGGCCCTATCCATTTAAATAGTCATGTCCACCTGTCTGTGGAAAAGGGGGCGGTCATTACCTTTAGTGATGCCTTTACCGATTATCTTCCGCCGGTTTTTACAAGATGGGAGGGGATGGAATGCTATAACTATTCTCCGCTGATCTACGCCATTGACTGCGACAATATTGCGGTTACCGGTGAGGGCACGCTGAATGGAAACGGGGAGGCTTGGTGGCACTGGAAAAAGCTCCAGCAGACCGCAGCCGATAAGCTCTGTTATGCCGAAAGAGACGGGATTCCTGTTAAGGAGCGGGTCTTCGGTACGGAGGAGGCAGCCCTGCGCCCCTCGTTCATCCAGCCGGTCCGCTGCCGGAATGTGCTGATTGAGGGAGTCGCGATTCATAACGGCCCCCAGTGGACGGTGCATCCGGTCTATTGCGAGAATGTTATTATCCGCGGGATTGATATTGTCAGCTGCGGTCCCAACACCGACGGGCTGAACCCGGATTCCTGCCGCAATGTGCTAATTGAGGACAGCAGCTTTGAGACCGGGGATGACTGCATCGCGATCAATTCCGGCATGAATGAGGACGGCTGGCGGGTCAACAGGCCCTGTGAGAACATTGTCATTCGTAATTGTGTGATGAAGGAAGGACACGGGGGACTTGTGATCGGCAGCGGAATGTCCGGCGGAGTCCGGAATGTGTATGCCCACAACTGCACCATCCATGGCGGAGACCGGGGTATCCGGCTGAAGTCGATGCGGGGGAGAGGCGGCTACGTGGACAATATCCGGTTTGAGCAGATCAAGATCAATAATGTTAGAGAAGAAGCCGTGCAGATCAATATGTTCTACGGGTACAGCACTGTGGTTCCCAAGACCAGCACGCCTTCCGATTTCAGCAATATCAGCATTAAGGACATCAGCGGTGAAGGAGCCGCAATAGCTGTAGAGATCAAGGGGCTCCCTGAGCACCGTCTGAACAACATCAGTCTGGAAAAGATAAACCTCAGCGCAGACCGCGCTTTAATCTGCAGTGATGTCGGGAGCATCAGTCTGAAGGGGTTCAAGGTTAAGACTGCTGCAGGCAAGAGCGTTACATTTGAGAACGTCGGGCAGCTGCAGCTGGAGGATTACAGTATAACCAATAAATAA
- a CDS encoding GNAT family N-acetyltransferase: MIVRMAESNMKDYNKPNEGFMVTGRILPSYENGLWTYTEEDFAEAYAKRYEDEQIAVAYTEDESKAVFLFYNGEKCTGRIRLRANWNGYAMVEDIAVAGSRRQQGIGRRLMDQAVQWAQQHKLAGLMLETQDVNVAACRFYARYGFEIGGVDNRLYSNFPAAGEQAIFWYYKFQGKSLDFKIKRE, from the coding sequence GTGATTGTAAGAATGGCAGAGTCGAATATGAAGGACTATAACAAGCCGAACGAAGGCTTTATGGTTACCGGCCGGATTTTACCCAGTTATGAAAACGGCTTATGGACGTATACAGAGGAGGACTTTGCTGAAGCTTATGCGAAGCGATATGAGGATGAGCAGATTGCTGTCGCTTATACCGAGGATGAGAGCAAGGCCGTTTTTTTATTTTATAATGGTGAAAAATGCACCGGGCGGATCAGGCTGCGCGCCAACTGGAACGGATATGCGATGGTCGAGGATATTGCTGTGGCCGGCAGCCGGAGACAGCAGGGGATCGGAAGAAGGCTTATGGATCAGGCCGTACAGTGGGCACAGCAGCATAAGCTTGCCGGCCTGATGCTGGAAACGCAGGATGTCAATGTGGCTGCATGCCGCTTTTATGCGCGTTACGGTTTTGAAATCGGCGGGGTGGATAACAGGCTCTACTCTAACTTTCCGGCGGCCGGTGAGCAGGCGATCTTCTGGTATTATAAATTTCAAGGAAAAAGTCTTGACTTTAAGATAAAAAGAGAGTAA
- a CDS encoding DUF421 domain-containing protein: MNEIWNEVWKALVLIIFGMLVLRLAGRKSISQMTIPTTIAMISIGTIIVEPIADHHILITMTAAAVFIAVLIAVEWLQLHWSLFERLVKGPAVIVIKDGRVQEQNLKKLCLTLEALEMNLREQGISRLSDVKTATIEPNGMLGYELQDAAKPVTLIQVEALLAKYMSSPAASDNMAAQSEPDPQKQDGNLFDQL; encoded by the coding sequence ATGAACGAAATCTGGAATGAGGTCTGGAAGGCTCTGGTACTGATTATATTCGGCATGCTGGTGCTCAGGCTGGCCGGCAGAAAATCCATCTCACAGATGACCATTCCGACGACAATTGCCATGATCTCTATCGGGACGATTATCGTAGAGCCGATCGCGGACCATCATATTCTGATTACGATGACAGCTGCAGCTGTATTTATTGCCGTGCTGATTGCGGTGGAGTGGCTGCAGCTGCACTGGAGCCTGTTCGAAAGGCTGGTCAAGGGGCCGGCGGTTATTGTCATTAAGGATGGCCGGGTGCAGGAGCAGAATCTGAAGAAGCTGTGCCTAACCCTCGAGGCGCTGGAGATGAATCTGCGGGAGCAGGGAATTTCCAGGCTCAGTGATGTGAAGACGGCGACGATTGAGCCTAACGGGATGCTCGGCTATGAGCTTCAGGATGCGGCAAAGCCCGTAACTCTTATTCAAGTAGAGGCGCTTCTGGCCAAATATATGAGCAGCCCGGCGGCTAGTGACAATATGGCGGCGCAGAGTGAACCCGACCCGCAGAAGCAGGACGGGAATCTGTTTGACCAGCTTTGA
- a CDS encoding epoxide hydrolase family protein, giving the protein MTAERFQIRVSDEVLADLKYRLDHIRWPNLIEDTGWEQGTDFAYLQSIIAYWRDQFDWRAQEAKLNRFAHYRSNIDGTDIHFIHERGKGPNPLPILLTHGWPDSFFRYSKIIPMLTDPASYGGNPEDSFDVIVPSLPGFAFSGYPGNGGINNAQIAGLWAKLMTEELGYTTFAAGGGDIGSGVTRYLAASRPELLNGIHLTDIGIIRGLLAPGNQADLTAEERQYQQTAQSWLAREGAYISIQSTKPRTLAYGLSDSPAGLAGWILEKFHDWSDCKGELSQSFTRDELLTNIMIYWVTNTIGSATQIYHANSTSLPPLGRIEVPTGLALFPGDILLPPKEWAVRNLNITRWTEMPRGGHFTALEAPEPLAEDIRAFFRPLR; this is encoded by the coding sequence ATGACAGCTGAACGTTTTCAAATCCGGGTATCCGATGAAGTGCTTGCCGATTTAAAGTACAGACTGGACCATATCCGCTGGCCTAATCTAATAGAGGACACCGGGTGGGAGCAGGGGACGGACTTCGCTTATCTACAATCAATCATCGCTTATTGGCGGGATCAGTTCGACTGGCGGGCACAGGAAGCCAAGCTGAACCGGTTCGCACATTACCGCAGTAACATTGACGGGACGGATATCCATTTTATTCATGAGCGCGGTAAAGGGCCTAATCCTCTGCCGATCCTTTTAACGCACGGCTGGCCGGACAGCTTTTTCCGCTATTCCAAAATCATACCGATGCTCACTGACCCGGCAAGCTACGGCGGTAATCCCGAGGATTCCTTCGACGTTATCGTTCCTTCGCTGCCCGGCTTCGCCTTCTCCGGCTATCCGGGGAACGGCGGCATCAATAATGCACAGATTGCCGGGCTCTGGGCCAAGCTGATGACAGAAGAACTCGGTTACACCACGTTCGCTGCCGGCGGCGGTGATATCGGCTCAGGTGTTACAAGATATCTGGCAGCCAGCCGTCCTGAGCTTTTGAATGGAATCCATCTTACCGATATAGGCATTATCCGCGGTCTGTTGGCTCCGGGTAATCAGGCTGACCTTACAGCTGAAGAACGGCAGTATCAGCAGACGGCGCAGAGCTGGCTTGCCCGTGAGGGAGCTTACATCTCTATTCAGTCTACCAAGCCCCGTACGCTGGCCTATGGGCTTTCAGACTCACCGGCCGGGCTGGCAGGCTGGATTCTCGAAAAATTCCACGACTGGAGCGATTGTAAAGGCGAGCTCAGCCAAAGCTTCACCAGGGATGAGCTGCTTACGAATATCATGATTTATTGGGTGACTAATACGATAGGCTCGGCTACGCAGATCTATCACGCCAACTCCACCTCTTTACCGCCGCTGGGCCGGATTGAGGTGCCGACCGGGCTGGCTCTTTTCCCCGGTGATATCCTGCTGCCTCCCAAGGAATGGGCAGTTCGCAATCTGAATATAACCCGCTGGACTGAAATGCCGCGCGGCGGTCATTTTACTGCCCTTGAGGCACCTGAGCCGCTGGCCGAGGATATCCGCGCCTTTTTCAGGCCGCTTAGATAG
- a CDS encoding response regulator transcription factor, translating into MGKIIRVVIADDQPFVRQGLRYIIDAQPDMECAGEAEDGEAACRLAADTKPDIILMDIQMPVLSGIEATQRILSENAEIRIVLLTTFDVEAYVIEGIRAGAAGYLLKDTEMQDILDGIRWADQGNAIYRTPTASKALARAIADYGKRIGLAQPSGHLGEELTERELDVLQQMAYGRNNAEIAGMLNISQGTVKTHIHRILQKLEVEDRTKAVVLAIRTGLVE; encoded by the coding sequence ATGGGAAAAATAATCAGAGTGGTCATTGCCGATGATCAGCCGTTTGTCCGCCAGGGACTGAGATATATCATCGATGCTCAGCCTGACATGGAGTGTGCAGGTGAGGCGGAGGACGGGGAAGCTGCCTGCCGGTTAGCGGCTGATACCAAGCCGGATATTATTCTGATGGACATTCAGATGCCCGTCTTATCGGGAATTGAGGCAACTCAGCGTATCCTGAGCGAAAATGCTGAAATCCGGATCGTGCTGCTGACAACGTTCGATGTCGAAGCTTATGTTATTGAGGGCATACGTGCCGGTGCTGCCGGTTATTTGTTAAAAGACACGGAAATGCAGGACATTCTGGATGGAATCCGCTGGGCTGACCAGGGGAACGCCATTTACAGAACCCCTACAGCGAGTAAGGCACTTGCCAGAGCAATTGCGGATTATGGAAAAAGAATCGGACTAGCGCAGCCGTCAGGCCATCTGGGGGAAGAGCTGACTGAACGCGAGCTGGATGTGCTGCAGCAAATGGCTTATGGCCGCAACAATGCGGAAATTGCCGGAATGCTGAATATTTCACAGGGAACGGTAAAAACGCATATACACCGTATCCTTCAAAAGCTCGAAGTTGAAGACCGTACCAAGGCTGTGGTTCTGGCGATCCGTACAGGATTGGTAGAGTGA
- a CDS encoding sulfite exporter TauE/SafE family protein produces the protein MLTYLLLFSLGLIAGISGSLVGLGGGFIVVPALAFLYPEMPTAHLAGTSMAMLLFNSISSTYVYSRQKRIDYQAALWFAAASIPGSVIGALLSEQVEGRAFFVSFGIFLILIALLLLFKPKKPLTLPFNPTVKRSFTDAEGSRFEYAYHMPTGFIISFFVGFLASLFGVGGGSLMVPTMTLLLGFSTHIAVATSMLQIFLSSIVSTSTHAYLQNIEWIMVLCLAPGAIIGGQLGARLAKRLPAKLLLRLLAVFLIIVAARLIMK, from the coding sequence GTGTTAACCTATCTGCTTCTGTTCAGCCTCGGGCTGATCGCCGGCATTTCCGGCTCGCTTGTCGGACTTGGCGGCGGCTTCATCGTCGTGCCAGCCTTAGCCTTTCTGTATCCTGAGATGCCTACCGCCCATCTGGCGGGCACCTCCATGGCTATGCTGCTGTTCAATTCCATTTCCAGTACTTACGTCTATTCCCGGCAAAAAAGAATCGATTACCAGGCAGCACTCTGGTTCGCGGCTGCTTCCATTCCGGGCTCGGTAATCGGGGCACTGCTCTCTGAACAGGTGGAGGGGAGAGCCTTTTTTGTCAGCTTCGGCATTTTTCTGATTCTTATTGCGCTGCTGCTTCTGTTCAAGCCGAAAAAGCCCCTGACCCTGCCGTTTAATCCCACGGTCAAGCGGAGCTTTACAGATGCTGAAGGCAGCCGTTTTGAATACGCCTATCATATGCCAACCGGCTTTATTATCAGCTTTTTTGTCGGCTTCCTGGCCAGTCTGTTCGGTGTCGGCGGAGGCAGCCTGATGGTGCCGACAATGACGCTGCTGCTGGGCTTCTCGACACATATTGCTGTCGCCACCTCTATGCTGCAGATTTTTCTGTCTTCGATCGTCAGCACATCTACACATGCCTATCTGCAAAATATCGAATGGATCATGGTCCTGTGCCTAGCGCCAGGTGCCATTATCGGCGGCCAGCTCGGTGCACGGCTTGCCAAACGCCTGCCGGCCAAGCTGCTGCTCCGCCTGCTTGCCGTGTTTCTGATTATTGTGGCAGCCCGGCTGATTATGAAATAA
- a CDS encoding phosphotransferase enzyme family protein, giving the protein MIEHAKRVIAFYPVKEPVIEFIRHNENMTFKVTDEVGGKNYLLRIHRPRTAGLSGTQHTLEGLQSEVYLLQELNRRKVIQVQRPVANHADEYVTLYQSEEFGSCYATVLEWLDGEVLTGDEENIGVIAYALGETFAELHNASSGQQLSGLTRPVYGVQSIDSALEELKCGITGGVYTQEQYDTFAEVLNAVKEQLAGLDARQDSWGIIHADVQSGNVIVQGETPHLIDFCLSGYGYYLFDVGSASTALKKEWRPAFLEGYSSRRAFSFDDIRYIEGQIFMDIFISYAMFVRDPASNGWVKEHAVKVCGKCRDFLAGKEVYHLL; this is encoded by the coding sequence TTGATCGAGCATGCTAAGCGGGTAATCGCGTTCTATCCTGTAAAGGAGCCGGTAATTGAGTTCATCCGGCATAACGAGAATATGACCTTTAAGGTAACAGATGAAGTGGGCGGGAAAAACTATCTGCTCCGGATTCACCGGCCCAGAACGGCGGGGTTGTCCGGTACACAGCACACGCTGGAAGGCCTGCAGTCGGAGGTGTATCTGCTTCAGGAGCTGAACCGGAGGAAGGTCATTCAGGTGCAGAGGCCGGTCGCTAACCATGCGGACGAGTATGTAACCTTATATCAGTCGGAGGAATTCGGTTCCTGTTATGCTACGGTGCTGGAATGGCTGGACGGCGAAGTTTTGACAGGGGATGAAGAGAATATCGGGGTGATCGCATACGCGCTGGGTGAGACCTTTGCTGAGCTTCATAACGCTTCAAGCGGGCAACAATTGTCCGGTTTAACGAGGCCTGTATATGGTGTTCAAAGCATTGATTCTGCACTTGAAGAGCTTAAATGCGGGATAACGGGCGGTGTATATACTCAAGAGCAGTACGATACATTCGCGGAAGTGCTTAATGCAGTCAAAGAACAGCTGGCCGGGCTGGATGCCAGGCAGGACAGCTGGGGAATCATTCATGCTGATGTACAATCAGGGAATGTAATTGTGCAGGGGGAAACGCCGCATCTGATAGATTTCTGTTTATCCGGCTACGGCTATTATCTGTTTGATGTGGGAAGCGCCTCCACAGCGTTGAAAAAAGAATGGAGACCGGCCTTTCTGGAGGGCTACAGCTCCCGCCGGGCCTTCTCGTTTGACGATATCAGATATATTGAAGGACAAATATTTATGGATATCTTCATCAGCTATGCGATGTTCGTCCGTGATCCCGCCAGCAACGGCTGGGTTAAGGAGCATGCGGTAAAGGTATGCGGAAAATGCAGGGATTTCCTGGCCGGAAAAGAAGTGTACCATCTGTTATAA
- a CDS encoding ATP-dependent DNA helicase — protein sequence MYDRFPRLGLRERTGQQDMSLDIADAYINGRNAMVEAGVGIGKSFAYLIPGLLINHISQQPVIIATSSIQLSEQIHKDLRVIGSRLGFTTVRSVVGKGMGQYACRYRAADLLQPDTPDSPVSALARRIANYEIDERADIPGGINDAVWSEVCVNDCKFEQCRFKSTCSFYDMRAKISARAGDMDFIIVNQDLLIRDLIKKKEGTRPLITEQPALIVIDEAHNLEAKVRDARTLEFTFRGTCRVLDDALQILFKQSADKSLMAHARLIKSCLGSIFKQVEADLLQTAKQDNDRIKLSEMKGIPFSRGSQLLKDFQLGLAVLTSRNEREIDNIYEAVNGLIDLFAVLSGAEQGHLLWASKTRREASISICPKNISQFLKQALFNGKTSVILTSATMCQGGDTLEEQYAYLTQSLGYRGDYMERQPSPFDYDSHTMLYISGSVPYYNHGNRQEYLEAAYKEMLRLCNVTEGRTLVLFSAKEDMRFVHGKLRSEKLDWALHMQQEGSSQDGVIAQFRHSKGVLLSTGVFWEGINIEGSDLSQVIVFRLPFPVPSDPVYEYKASRVQNALKEVFVPDMLLRLRQGTGRLIRSETDLGVLSILDSRLSAAASKDYRSKVLEALPFKQVTEDFRVLERFVKEKGIRRSK from the coding sequence ATGTATGACCGGTTTCCCAGGCTCGGACTGAGAGAACGGACCGGACAGCAGGATATGTCGCTGGATATTGCCGATGCTTATATTAACGGGCGCAACGCCATGGTCGAGGCCGGTGTCGGCATCGGCAAATCCTTCGCCTACCTTATCCCCGGCCTGCTCATTAACCATATCTCGCAGCAGCCGGTCATTATTGCCACCTCCTCCATCCAGCTCTCCGAACAGATCCATAAGGATCTGCGGGTAATCGGAAGCCGGCTCGGCTTCACAACCGTGCGCTCCGTAGTCGGAAAAGGCATGGGCCAGTATGCCTGCCGCTACAGGGCAGCAGATCTGCTCCAGCCGGATACTCCGGACTCCCCTGTGTCAGCTCTTGCCCGCCGGATTGCAAATTACGAAATCGATGAGCGGGCGGATATTCCCGGCGGCATCAATGATGCCGTATGGTCCGAGGTGTGTGTTAATGACTGCAAATTTGAACAGTGCCGCTTCAAAAGCACCTGCTCCTTCTATGATATGCGCGCCAAAATCAGCGCCAGGGCCGGTGACATGGATTTCATCATCGTCAACCAGGATCTGCTGATCCGGGATCTGATCAAGAAAAAAGAAGGCACAAGGCCCTTAATTACTGAGCAGCCGGCGCTGATCGTCATTGATGAGGCACATAACCTGGAGGCTAAGGTACGGGACGCAAGAACGCTCGAATTCACCTTTCGCGGCACCTGCCGGGTGCTGGATGACGCGCTGCAGATTCTTTTTAAGCAATCCGCAGATAAGAGCCTTATGGCACATGCCAGATTAATTAAAAGCTGTTTAGGCAGCATCTTCAAGCAGGTGGAAGCCGATCTGCTGCAGACAGCCAAACAGGATAATGACCGTATTAAATTGTCCGAAATGAAGGGGATTCCGTTCAGCAGGGGCTCACAGCTGTTGAAGGATTTTCAGCTGGGGCTGGCGGTACTCACTTCCCGGAATGAACGTGAGATCGATAATATATATGAAGCGGTCAACGGGCTCATCGACCTGTTCGCAGTTCTCTCGGGGGCAGAGCAGGGTCACCTTCTCTGGGCCAGCAAGACCCGGCGTGAAGCAAGCATCAGCATCTGTCCCAAAAACATCAGCCAGTTTCTGAAGCAGGCGTTATTCAACGGAAAGACCTCTGTTATCCTAACGTCAGCCACGATGTGCCAGGGCGGGGATACGCTCGAGGAGCAATATGCTTATCTTACGCAATCACTCGGCTACCGGGGAGATTACATGGAGCGCCAGCCTTCCCCTTTTGACTACGACAGCCATACCATGCTGTACATTTCAGGCAGTGTTCCCTACTACAACCACGGGAACCGGCAGGAATATCTCGAAGCCGCCTACAAGGAAATGCTGCGGCTCTGCAATGTAACGGAGGGACGGACACTGGTGCTGTTTTCAGCCAAGGAGGATATGCGGTTCGTCCACGGGAAGCTGCGGTCCGAGAAACTGGACTGGGCGCTGCATATGCAGCAGGAGGGCTCGTCCCAGGATGGGGTCATTGCGCAGTTCCGGCACAGCAAAGGAGTGCTGCTCAGCACCGGCGTATTCTGGGAAGGGATCAATATTGAGGGCTCCGATCTGTCCCAGGTCATTGTGTTCCGCCTGCCATTTCCGGTTCCGTCTGATCCTGTATATGAATATAAAGCTTCACGGGTACAGAATGCGCTGAAGGAGGTTTTTGTCCCGGACATGCTGCTCCGCCTGCGGCAGGGCACCGGACGCCTGATCCGCAGCGAAACCGATCTTGGCGTGCTCAGCATCCTCGACTCCCGCCTGTCCGCAGCCGCCTCCAAGGATTACCGGAGCAAGGTGCTGGAGGCTCTGCCCTTCAAGCAGGTGACCGAGGATTTCCGGGTGCTGGAGCGGTTTGTGAAGGAGAAGGGAATAAGGCGCAGTAAGTGA